The genomic window ACCAACAGGATATTACAGGAGAAAATACGCACGAATTTGGTTTAAGCGATGCAACTGTAACGGCTTTTTTTGCGCCTAAAACAAAAGGACTTATTTTCGGATTTGGACCTGCATTTTTAGTACCTACTGCCACAGATAAATTTTTAGGAACAGAAAAATTTGGTGTTGGGCCAAGTGTTTTAGTAATGCACCAAGGCAAAGGACTTTCGGTTGGTTTTATAGCCAACCAAATTTGGTCTGTTGCAGGCAATGAAGACCGCGCCGATTTTAATAGTTTTTATACACAAATCTTTGTTTCGCACAGTTATAAAAGCGGTGCTAGTTTAGGTGTCAATGCCGAAATTACTCAAAACTGGGAAGCCAATACTACTTTAATTTCCTTAAATCCATCCATTGGAGCCGTTACTAAATTAGGTGATCAGGTGGTTCAATTTGCGGTTATGCCGTTAATTCCAATAGTCGGCCATCAAGAAATAAGACCCGATTGGGGATTAAGAGCTGTTGTAGCTTTTGTATTTCCAGGTTCTTAATTATATAGAATAATATTGATTGTATCATACTGTTAATTCAAATACCAAAAACTATGAAAAATAATTTTCTAATTATTTTGGCATCCTTATGCTTAATTGTAATAAATGGCTGTGAAAAAAAGACTATTATAAATGAAAAATCATCAACAGATACAACAACAGTTGTCGCTTCTGAATTTGGAACTCCAATAAAAATGGATGGCGAACTGCCTTCAAAAGAATCGATTCCAGTTTTGTTTGATGAAATGGATTTTCAGCAGGCAACGCAATGTTACTTGTGGGCACTCCCAATTGTGGCTTTCGCCGAATGGCAGCAAATTCATTATAAAACATTTAATGCAAGCAGTAATGATCTTGTTTTTTATAACACTTACAATGATCGTTTAGGAATTCTAACAGGAAATGCTACAACGCCTTATATTATGTCCTTTATCGATCTTGCTGCAAACGGACCAACAGTTATTGAAATGCCTCCAGGACATACTGCTGGAGGACTTGGAGATTTCTGGCAGCGTGAACAGGCAACTATTGGAGAAATGGGGCCTGATAAAGGAAAAGGCGGGAAATACATTTTAGTACCGCCGACAATGAAAGATTTCAAGCCAGCAGGATATTTTATAGTTCCTTGTACAACAGTAAATATGTTTTTCGGATTCAGAGCATTAGATCCAGATCCAAAAGCAACTGAAACATTGGTAAAACAAGTAAAAATTTATCCTTATGATAAACGAGCGAATCCAGCGCCGACAAAAGTAGTAAGTCCGCCGGCAGGGAAAAAATGGTACGGAATTCAGCCAACAGGAATCGCCTATTGGGAACGTCTTCATTCC from Flavobacterium fluviale includes these protein-coding regions:
- a CDS encoding DUF1254 domain-containing protein, yielding MKNNFLIILASLCLIVINGCEKKTIINEKSSTDTTTVVASEFGTPIKMDGELPSKESIPVLFDEMDFQQATQCYLWALPIVAFAEWQQIHYKTFNASSNDLVFYNTYNDRLGILTGNATTPYIMSFIDLAANGPTVIEMPPGHTAGGLGDFWQREQATIGEMGPDKGKGGKYILVPPTMKDFKPAGYFIVPCTTVNMFFGFRALDPDPKATETLVKQVKIYPYDKRANPAPTKVVSPPAGKKWYGIQPTGIAYWERLHSILQNEPVEERDRFFMAWLRNLGIEKGKPFTPDERQKKILVAAAAKGQQMAMANSFNKRFKDVKHWPDKKWDYVMIIKDPSQHADNYDEFFERSSYFYEAVTYSKAMITKIPNVGQAYLGSYYDSEGNWLDGGKNYTLKIPANPPAVNFWSITIYDTATRCLIDNPQKNADLSSRKDLIKNADGSVDLYFGPKAPAGKEKNWVQTLPGKHWFTYMRFYGPTAAYFDKSWKMDDIKEVK